From one Nonomuraea polychroma genomic stretch:
- the rplV gene encoding 50S ribosomal protein L22, translated as MEARAQARFVRVTPQKARRVVDLIRGLPASEAQAVLQFAPQSASEPIYKVLSSAMANAEHNFDLDPQTLVVSRAWVDEGPTLKRFRPRAQGRAYRINKRTSHITVIVESREPKGRTR; from the coding sequence ATGGAAGCCAGGGCTCAGGCGCGGTTCGTCCGTGTCACGCCCCAGAAGGCCCGCCGCGTGGTGGACCTCATTCGCGGGCTGCCCGCTTCGGAGGCGCAGGCCGTGCTGCAGTTCGCTCCCCAGTCGGCGAGCGAGCCGATCTACAAGGTGCTCAGCAGCGCGATGGCGAACGCGGAGCACAACTTCGACCTCGACCCGCAGACGCTCGTCGTCAGCCGGGCGTGGGTCGACGAGGGCCCGACGCTGAAGCGGTTCCGCCCGCGTGCACAGGGTCGCGCCTATCGGATCAACAAGCGGACGAGCCACATCACTGTGATCGTGGAGTCCCGCGAGCCGAAGGGAAGGACCCGATAG
- the rpmC gene encoding 50S ribosomal protein L29, with protein sequence MAKGLTAGELRVEDQDTLVQKLKEAKEELFNLRFQAATGQLESHGRLRAVRREIARIYTVMRERELGIVTVEKETSDG encoded by the coding sequence ATGGCTAAGGGCCTGACCGCCGGCGAGCTGCGAGTGGAGGACCAGGACACCCTGGTCCAGAAGCTCAAGGAGGCCAAGGAGGAGCTGTTCAACCTCCGCTTCCAGGCGGCGACCGGTCAGTTGGAGAGCCACGGGCGGCTGCGTGCCGTCCGCCGCGAGATCGCCCGTATCTACACCGTGATGCGCGAGCGTGAGCTCGGCATCGTCACGGTCGAGAAGGAGACGAGCGATGGCTGA
- the rplP gene encoding 50S ribosomal protein L16, with protein sequence MLIPRRVKHRKQHRPDRSGAAKGGTRVVFGEFGIQAIEHSYVTNRQIESARIAMTRHIRRGGKVWINIYPDRPLTKKPAETRMGSGKGSPEWWIANVKPGRVMFELSGVAESVAREALTRAIHKLPMKCKIVKREVGEA encoded by the coding sequence ATGCTGATCCCGCGCAGGGTCAAGCACCGCAAGCAGCACCGGCCTGACCGCAGCGGAGCCGCCAAGGGCGGCACCAGGGTCGTGTTCGGCGAGTTCGGCATTCAGGCGATTGAGCACTCCTACGTGACCAACCGCCAGATCGAGTCCGCTCGTATCGCCATGACCCGTCACATCCGCCGTGGCGGCAAGGTGTGGATCAACATCTACCCCGACCGCCCCCTCACCAAGAAGCCCGCCGAGACCCGCATGGGTTCCGGTAAGGGCTCGCCGGAGTGGTGGATCGCCAACGTCAAGCCCGGACGCGTGATGTTCGAGCTGTCCGGCGTGGCGGAGTCGGTGGCGCGTGAGGCGCTCACCAGGGCGATTCACAAGCTCCCGATGAAGTGCAAGATCGTTAAGCGTGAAGTGGGTGAGGCGTGA
- a CDS encoding type Z 30S ribosomal protein S14, with protein MAKKSLIAKAGRKQKFEVRAYTRCSRCGRPRAVYRKFGLCRVCFREMAHRGELPGITKSSW; from the coding sequence ATGGCGAAGAAGTCGCTGATCGCCAAGGCGGGGCGCAAGCAGAAGTTCGAGGTCCGGGCCTACACCCGGTGCTCGCGTTGTGGCCGGCCGCGCGCCGTCTACCGCAAGTTCGGGCTCTGCCGCGTGTGCTTCCGCGAGATGGCGCACCGGGGCGAGCTGCCCGGCATCACCAAGTCCAGCTGGTAG
- the rplB gene encoding 50S ribosomal protein L2, whose protein sequence is MGIRKYKPTTPGRRGSSVSDFSEITRSEPEKSLLAPLHGKGGRNVHGRVTARHQGGGHKRAYRIIDFRRHDKDGIPAKVAHIEYDPNRTANIALLHYADGEKRYIIAPTGLKQGDRIENGPAADIKPGNCLPLRNIPTGTFIHAVELRPGGGAKLGRSAGAQIQLLAKEGQYATLRMPSGEMRMVDVRCRATVGQVGNAEQANINWGKAGRMRWKGKRPTVRGVAMNPVDHPHGGGEGKTSGGRHPVNPKGKPEGRTRQANKSSDRLIIRRRSKRKKR, encoded by the coding sequence ATGGGCATCCGTAAGTACAAGCCGACCACTCCGGGTCGCCGCGGATCGAGTGTCTCGGACTTCTCCGAGATCACCCGCAGCGAGCCCGAGAAGTCGTTGCTTGCGCCCCTTCACGGTAAGGGCGGCCGCAACGTACACGGCCGAGTCACCGCGCGCCACCAGGGCGGCGGTCACAAGCGCGCCTACCGGATCATTGACTTCCGTAGGCATGACAAGGACGGCATTCCGGCCAAGGTCGCTCACATCGAGTACGACCCCAACCGCACCGCCAATATCGCTCTGCTCCACTACGCCGACGGCGAGAAGCGCTACATCATCGCGCCGACGGGCCTCAAGCAGGGCGACCGTATCGAGAACGGCCCCGCGGCCGACATCAAGCCGGGCAACTGCCTGCCGCTGCGCAACATCCCGACCGGTACCTTCATCCACGCGGTGGAGCTCCGTCCGGGCGGCGGCGCCAAGCTCGGTCGTAGCGCGGGCGCCCAGATCCAGCTGCTCGCCAAGGAAGGCCAGTACGCCACCCTGCGTATGCCGTCCGGTGAGATGCGCATGGTCGACGTGCGCTGCCGGGCGACGGTGGGCCAGGTCGGCAACGCCGAGCAGGCCAACATCAACTGGGGCAAGGCCGGCCGCATGCGGTGGAAGGGCAAGCGCCCCACCGTCCGCGGTGTCGCGATGAACCCCGTCGACCACCCGCACGGTGGTGGTGAGGGCAAGACCTCCGGCGGTCGCCACCCGGTGAACCCGAAGGGCAAGCCCGAGGGCCGCACCCGCCAGGCCAACAAGTCCAGCGACCGGCTGATCATCCGTCGTCGGAGCAAGAGGAAGAAGCGGTAG
- the rplX gene encoding 50S ribosomal protein L24, producing MHVKKGDLVQVIAGKDRGAKGRVIATLPREDRVVVEGVNMIKKHSKETHQGPRGAKTGGVQTMEGPIHVSNVKKLKDEKPADKKADEKTADEKTGEDS from the coding sequence TTGCATGTGAAGAAGGGTGACCTCGTTCAGGTCATCGCCGGCAAGGACCGGGGTGCCAAGGGCCGTGTGATCGCCACTCTCCCGCGCGAGGACCGCGTGGTGGTCGAGGGCGTCAACATGATCAAGAAGCACTCGAAGGAGACCCACCAGGGTCCGCGCGGCGCCAAGACCGGCGGCGTGCAGACCATGGAGGGCCCGATCCACGTCTCGAACGTGAAGAAGCTCAAGGACGAGAAGCCCGCCGACAAGAAGGCCGACGAGAAGACGGCCGACGAGAAGACGGGTGAGGACAGCTGA
- the rplW gene encoding 50S ribosomal protein L23 gives MEKIADPRDVIIKPVVSEKSYGLIDEHNKYTFLVKKTANKTEVKIAVEQIFGVKVTDVNTINRQGKRKRTRTGYGKRPDTKRAIVSLVEGDRIDIFGQIG, from the coding sequence ATGGAGAAGATCGCCGACCCGCGTGACGTCATCATCAAGCCGGTCGTCTCTGAGAAGAGCTACGGCCTGATCGACGAGCACAACAAGTACACGTTCCTGGTGAAGAAGACCGCGAACAAGACCGAGGTCAAGATCGCTGTTGAGCAGATCTTCGGGGTCAAGGTCACCGACGTGAACACGATCAACCGGCAGGGCAAGCGCAAGCGCACCCGTACCGGCTACGGCAAGCGTCCCGACACCAAGCGCGCGATCGTGAGCCTGGTCGAGGGCGATCGGATCGACATCTTCGGTCAGATCGGCTAG
- the rplE gene encoding 50S ribosomal protein L5 yields MTATTTETERPTPRLKTKYREEIAQQLREQFGIENVMQIPALTKIKVNMGVGEAARDSKLIEGAVRDLTAITGQKPAVVRARKSIAQFKLREGMPIGAHVTLRGDRMWEFLDRLLALALPRIRDFRGLSPKQFDGNGNYTFGLTEQVMFHEVDQDKVDRPRGMDITIVTTATNDEQGRALLKLLGFPFKEA; encoded by the coding sequence ATGACCGCCACGACCACTGAGACCGAGCGCCCGACGCCGCGACTCAAGACGAAGTACCGCGAAGAGATCGCGCAGCAGCTTCGCGAGCAGTTCGGCATCGAGAACGTCATGCAGATCCCGGCCCTGACCAAGATCAAGGTCAACATGGGCGTGGGCGAGGCGGCTCGTGACTCGAAGCTCATCGAGGGCGCCGTTCGCGACCTCACCGCGATCACCGGCCAGAAGCCGGCCGTCGTCCGGGCGCGCAAGTCCATCGCGCAGTTCAAGCTGCGTGAGGGCATGCCGATCGGCGCGCACGTCACGCTGCGCGGCGACCGCATGTGGGAGTTCCTCGACCGGCTGCTGGCGCTGGCGCTGCCCCGTATCAGGGACTTCCGCGGCCTGTCGCCCAAGCAGTTCGACGGCAACGGCAACTACACGTTCGGTCTGACCGAGCAGGTCATGTTCCACGAGGTCGACCAGGACAAGGTCGACCGGCCGCGGGGCATGGACATCACGATCGTGACCACCGCGACGAACGACGAACAGGGCCGGGCGCTGCTGAAGCTCCTCGGGTTCCCCTTCAAGGAGGCCTGA
- the rplC gene encoding 50S ribosomal protein L3 produces MAKTIKGVLGKKLGMTQVFDADNRMVPVTVVEAGPCVVTRVRTADKDGYSAIQLGFGQVDPRKVNKPLGDYLRKHDITPRRYFAEIRTDDASDYTLGQELLADTFEAGQFVDVTGKSKGKGFAGVMKRHGFGGLGASHGTQRKHRSPGSIGGCATPGRVFKGLRMAGRMGNVRTTVQSLKVHSVDAEKGLILIKGAIPGANGSLVLVRTAAKKGASK; encoded by the coding sequence ATGGCTAAGACGATCAAGGGCGTCCTGGGCAAGAAGCTCGGCATGACCCAGGTCTTCGACGCGGACAACCGGATGGTTCCGGTGACCGTGGTCGAGGCCGGTCCGTGCGTGGTGACCCGCGTCCGCACCGCCGACAAGGACGGCTACTCCGCCATCCAGCTCGGCTTCGGGCAGGTCGACCCCCGGAAGGTCAACAAGCCGCTCGGCGACTACCTGCGCAAGCACGACATCACCCCGCGCCGTTACTTCGCGGAGATCCGCACCGACGACGCGAGCGACTACACCCTGGGCCAGGAGCTGCTGGCCGACACCTTCGAGGCCGGCCAGTTCGTCGACGTGACGGGCAAGAGCAAGGGCAAGGGCTTCGCCGGTGTCATGAAGCGGCACGGCTTCGGTGGTCTGGGCGCGTCGCACGGTACGCAGCGCAAGCACCGCTCGCCGGGTTCCATCGGTGGCTGCGCCACCCCGGGCCGCGTTTTCAAGGGTCTGCGCATGGCTGGCCGGATGGGTAACGTCCGCACCACTGTGCAGAGCCTCAAGGTTCACTCCGTGGACGCCGAGAAGGGTCTCATCCTGATCAAGGGTGCGATCCCCGGCGCCAACGGCAGCCTGGTCCTCGTCCGTACCGCTGCCAAGAAGGGGGCATCCAAGTGA
- the rplN gene encoding 50S ribosomal protein L14 — protein sequence MIQQESRLKVADNTGAKEILCIRVLGGSGRRYAGIGDVIVATVKDALPGSTGVKKGDVVKAVIVRTVKERRRPDGSYIRFDENAAVIIKDSGDPRGTRIFGPVGRELRDKKFMRIISLAPEVL from the coding sequence GTGATCCAGCAGGAGTCGCGGCTCAAGGTCGCCGACAACACGGGCGCAAAGGAGATCCTTTGCATCCGTGTTCTCGGTGGCTCGGGCCGACGCTACGCCGGTATCGGCGACGTCATCGTCGCCACTGTCAAGGACGCGCTGCCGGGCAGCACTGGCGTCAAGAAGGGCGACGTGGTCAAGGCCGTCATCGTCCGCACTGTCAAGGAGCGCCGCCGGCCCGACGGCTCCTACATCCGCTTCGACGAGAACGCCGCCGTCATCATCAAGGACAGCGGTGACCCTCGCGGCACTCGTATCTTCGGCCCGGTCGGCCGCGAGCTGCGCGACAAGAAGTTCATGCGCATCATCTCGCTCGCCCCGGAGGTGTTGTAA
- the rpsS gene encoding 30S ribosomal protein S19, which translates to MPRSLKKGPFVDDHLAKKVDAQNEKGTKNVIKTWSRRSMIVPDMLGHTIAVHDGRKHVPVFITESMIGHKLGEFAPTRTFRSHVKEDRRSRR; encoded by the coding sequence ATGCCACGTAGCCTTAAGAAGGGTCCCTTCGTGGACGACCACCTCGCCAAGAAGGTGGACGCCCAGAACGAGAAGGGCACCAAGAACGTCATCAAGACGTGGTCGCGGCGCTCCATGATCGTTCCTGACATGCTCGGGCACACGATCGCCGTGCACGACGGCCGCAAGCACGTCCCGGTGTTCATCACCGAGTCCATGATCGGCCACAAGCTCGGAGAGTTCGCCCCCACGCGGACGTTCCGCAGCCACGTCAAGGAAGACCGCCGCAGCCGGCGGTAA
- the rpsJ gene encoding 30S ribosomal protein S10, with product MAGQKIRIRLKAYDHEVIDSSAKKIVETVTRTGAKVAGPVPLPTEKNVYCVIRSPHKYKDSREHFEMRTHKRLIDIIDPTPKTVDSLMRLDLPAGVDISIKL from the coding sequence ATGGCGGGACAGAAGATCCGCATCCGGCTTAAGGCCTATGACCACGAGGTCATCGATAGCTCGGCCAAGAAGATCGTCGAGACGGTGACGCGGACTGGCGCGAAGGTCGCGGGCCCGGTGCCGCTGCCGACCGAGAAGAACGTGTACTGCGTCATCCGCTCGCCGCACAAGTACAAGGACAGCCGCGAGCACTTCGAGATGCGCACGCACAAGCGGCTGATTGACATCATCGACCCGACCCCCAAGACGGTTGACTCGCTCATGCGTCTCGACCTCCCCGCGGGTGTCGACATTTCGATCAAGCTCTGA
- the tuf gene encoding elongation factor Tu, which produces MAKAKFERTKPHMNIGTIGHIDHGKTTLTAAITKVLHDRFPELNKATPFDKIDKAPEEKARGITISIAHVEYQTEKRHYAHVDCPGHADYVKNMITGAAQMDGAILVVAATDGPMPQTKEHVLLARQVGVPYIVVALNKADMVDDEEILELVELEVRELLSAQEFPGDDLPVVRVSALKALEGDEKWADSIVELMNAVDENVPEPPRETDKPFLMPVEDVFSITGRGTVVTGRIERGVVKVNEQVDIIGIKTEKTTTTVTSIEMFNKMLDEGHAGDNAALLLRGIKRDEVERGQCIIKPGTTTPHTEFTGQVYILSKDEGGRHTPFFNNYRPQFYFRTTDVTGVVHLPEGTEMVMPGDNTEMRVELIQPIAMEEGLKFAIREGGRTVGAGRVVKIIK; this is translated from the coding sequence GTGGCTAAGGCCAAGTTCGAGCGGACCAAGCCGCACATGAACATCGGCACCATTGGGCACATCGACCACGGCAAGACCACGCTGACCGCGGCGATCACCAAGGTGCTCCACGACCGTTTCCCCGAGCTGAACAAGGCGACCCCGTTCGACAAGATCGACAAGGCGCCCGAGGAGAAGGCTCGCGGCATCACGATCTCGATCGCGCACGTCGAGTACCAGACGGAGAAGCGTCACTACGCGCACGTTGACTGCCCGGGTCACGCGGACTACGTCAAGAACATGATCACCGGTGCCGCGCAGATGGACGGCGCCATCCTCGTGGTCGCCGCTACCGACGGCCCGATGCCGCAGACGAAGGAGCACGTCCTCCTGGCCCGCCAGGTCGGCGTCCCCTACATCGTCGTGGCCCTCAACAAGGCCGACATGGTGGACGACGAGGAGATCCTCGAGCTCGTCGAGCTGGAGGTCCGTGAGCTCCTGTCCGCTCAGGAGTTCCCCGGCGACGACCTGCCGGTCGTCCGCGTCTCCGCGCTCAAGGCTCTCGAGGGCGACGAGAAGTGGGCCGACAGCATCGTCGAGCTGATGAACGCCGTGGACGAGAACGTTCCTGAGCCGCCGCGTGAGACGGACAAGCCGTTCCTCATGCCGGTCGAGGACGTCTTCTCGATCACCGGTCGCGGCACGGTCGTCACCGGCCGTATCGAGCGCGGTGTCGTCAAGGTCAACGAGCAGGTCGACATCATCGGCATCAAGACGGAGAAGACGACCACCACCGTCACCAGCATCGAGATGTTCAACAAGATGCTCGACGAGGGTCACGCCGGTGACAACGCCGCCCTGCTGCTCCGCGGCATCAAGCGCGACGAGGTCGAGCGCGGCCAGTGCATCATCAAGCCGGGCACCACGACCCCGCACACCGAGTTCACCGGCCAGGTCTACATCCTGTCCAAGGACGAGGGCGGCCGCCACACGCCGTTCTTCAACAACTACCGCCCGCAGTTCTACTTCCGTACGACTGACGTGACCGGTGTCGTGCACCTCCCTGAGGGCACCGAGATGGTCATGCCGGGCGACAACACCGAGATGCGCGTTGAGCTGATCCAGCCCATCGCCATGGAGGAAGGCCTCAAGTTCGCGATCCGTGAGGGTGGCCGCACCGTCGGCGCCGGCCGGGTCGTGAAGATCATCAAGTAG
- the rpsC gene encoding 30S ribosomal protein S3, whose protein sequence is MGQKVNPHGFRLGITTDFKSRWYADKLYKSYVAEDVAIRRMLQKGMERAGISKVEIERTTDRVQVDIHTARPGIVIGRRGAEADRIRGDLEKLTKKQVQLNILEVKNPEIDAQLVAQGVAEQLSSRVSFRRAMRKAMQSAMKSGAKGIRVQCAGRLGGAEMSRSEFYREGRVPLHTLRADIDYGFYEARTTFGRIGVKVWIYKGEAPTSRAEREAAAAGARAGQRRERDDRRGGGERPRRGGDRPRRGGRAPRTEAASQAAPETGPAAQPGAEGS, encoded by the coding sequence GTGGGCCAGAAGGTTAACCCGCACGGGTTCCGCCTCGGCATCACGACCGACTTCAAGAGCCGGTGGTACGCCGACAAGCTGTACAAGTCGTACGTCGCCGAGGACGTGGCGATCCGCCGCATGCTGCAGAAGGGCATGGAGCGGGCCGGCATCTCCAAGGTCGAGATCGAGCGCACCACGGACCGCGTACAGGTGGACATCCACACCGCGCGTCCCGGCATCGTGATCGGCCGGCGCGGCGCCGAGGCGGACCGTATCCGTGGCGACCTGGAGAAGCTGACCAAGAAGCAGGTCCAGCTCAACATCCTCGAGGTCAAGAACCCGGAGATCGACGCGCAGCTCGTCGCGCAGGGCGTGGCCGAGCAGCTGTCCAGCCGTGTCTCGTTCCGCCGTGCCATGCGCAAGGCGATGCAGTCGGCCATGAAGTCCGGCGCCAAGGGCATCCGTGTCCAGTGCGCGGGTCGTCTGGGCGGCGCCGAGATGTCGAGGTCGGAGTTCTACCGCGAGGGCCGGGTGCCGCTGCACACGCTCCGCGCGGACATCGACTACGGCTTCTACGAGGCCCGTACGACCTTCGGCCGCATCGGCGTGAAGGTCTGGATCTACAAGGGCGAGGCTCCGACCAGCCGCGCCGAGCGCGAGGCGGCTGCCGCCGGCGCTCGTGCCGGCCAGCGTCGCGAGCGTGACGACCGTCGTGGTGGCGGTGAGCGTCCCCGTCGTGGTGGCGACCGCCCGCGTCGTGGCGGCCGCGCCCCCCGCACCGAGGCGGCCTCCCAGGCTGCCCCCGAGACCGGCCCGGCCGCGCAGCCGGGTGCTGAAGGGAGCTGA
- the rpsQ gene encoding 30S ribosomal protein S17, with product MAETETTENTTENARNFRKVREGLVVSDKMDKTVVVAVEDRVKHRLYGKVIRRTTKYKAHDEANACGVGDRVLLMETRPLSATKRWRVVEILEKAK from the coding sequence ATGGCTGAGACTGAGACCACTGAGAACACCACCGAGAACGCGCGGAACTTCCGCAAGGTCCGTGAGGGCCTGGTCGTCAGCGACAAGATGGACAAGACCGTCGTCGTCGCCGTCGAGGACCGCGTGAAGCACCGCCTGTACGGCAAGGTCATCCGCCGTACGACCAAGTACAAGGCGCACGACGAGGCCAACGCCTGCGGCGTCGGCGACCGCGTGCTGCTCATGGAGACCCGCCCCCTCTCCGCCACCAAGCGGTGGAGGGTCGTGGAGATCCTCGAGAAGGCCAAGTAA
- the rplD gene encoding 50S ribosomal protein L4 codes for MSTTIDVLDPSGAKTGTVDLPEDIFGTKVNVPLIHQVVVAQLAARRQGTHKAKNRGEVSGGGKKPYRQKGTGRARQGSTRAPQFAGGGTVHGPVPRDYSQRTPKKMKAAALRGALSDRASGGRVHVVSSLVPGETPKTKAALEALRKVTQAPRVLVVVDEADELTWLSLRNAPEVHLLDAGQLNTYDVLVSDDVVFTQEAYDQVVARLSATAASSKGEEA; via the coding sequence GTGAGCACCACTATTGACGTCCTCGACCCCAGCGGGGCGAAGACCGGCACGGTTGACCTGCCTGAGGACATCTTCGGGACCAAGGTCAACGTTCCGCTGATCCACCAGGTGGTCGTGGCCCAGCTCGCCGCTCGCCGGCAGGGCACTCACAAGGCCAAGAACCGTGGTGAGGTCTCCGGCGGCGGCAAGAAGCCGTACCGCCAGAAGGGCACCGGCCGCGCCCGTCAGGGCTCGACCCGCGCGCCGCAGTTCGCCGGCGGTGGCACCGTCCACGGTCCAGTGCCGCGTGACTACTCGCAGCGCACGCCCAAGAAGATGAAGGCCGCCGCGCTGCGCGGCGCCCTGTCCGACCGCGCGAGCGGCGGCCGCGTCCACGTGGTCAGCTCCCTGGTCCCGGGGGAGACCCCCAAGACCAAGGCGGCGCTCGAGGCGCTGCGCAAGGTCACGCAGGCTCCGCGGGTGCTCGTCGTGGTCGACGAGGCCGACGAGCTGACGTGGCTGAGCCTGCGCAACGCCCCTGAGGTCCACCTGCTGGACGCGGGGCAGCTCAACACGTACGACGTGCTCGTGTCCGACGACGTGGTCTTCACCCAGGAGGCGTACGACCAGGTCGTCGCTCGGCTTTCCGCGACGGCGGCGTCCAGCAAGGGAGAAGAGGCCTGA